A window of Procambarus clarkii isolate CNS0578487 chromosome 9, FALCON_Pclarkii_2.0, whole genome shotgun sequence contains these coding sequences:
- the LOC123766083 gene encoding basic salivary proline-rich protein 4-like — MAKATWSSRGVPKVLPRGTKGPPEGYQRSSRGAPKVLPRGTKGPPEGYQRSSRGVPKVLPGGTKGPPEGYQGSSRGAPKVLPRGTKGPPEGYQRSSRGGTKGPPEGYQRSSRGAPKVLPRGTKGPPEGVPKVLPRGYQRSSRGAPKVLPRGTKGPPEGYQRSSRGVPKVLPRGTKGPPEGYQRFSRGVPKVLPRGTKDSPEGYQRSSRGVPKVLPRGTKGPPERYQRSSQGVPKALDEGYLS, encoded by the coding sequence ATGGCAAAAGCCACTTGGTCCTCCCGAGGGGTACCAAAGGTCCTCCCGAGGGGTACCAAAGGTCCTCCCGAGGGGTACCAAAGGTCCTCCCGAGGGGCACCAAAGGTCCTCCCGAGGGGTACCAAAGGTCCTCCCGAGGGGTACCAAAGGTCCTCCCGAGGGGTACCAAAGGTCCTCCCGGGGGGTACCAAAGGTCCTCCCGAGGGGTACCAAGGGTCCTCCCGAGGGGCACCAAAGGTCCTCCCGAGGGGTACCAAAGGTCCTCCCGAGGGGTACCAAAGGTCCTCCCGAGGGGGTACCAAAGGTCCTCCCGAGGGGTACCAAAGGTCCTCCCGAGGGGCACCAAAGGTCCTCCCGAGGGGTACCAAAGGTCCTCCCGAGGGGGTACCAAAGGTCCTCCCGAGGGGGTACCAAAGGTCCTCCCGAGGGGCACCAAAGGTCCTCCCGAGGGGTACCAAAGGTCCTCCTGAGGGGTACCAAAGGTCCTCCCGAGGGGTACCAAAGGTCCTCCCGAGGGGCACCAAAGGTCCTCCCGAGGGGTACCAAAGGTTCTCCCGAGGGGTACCAAAGGTTCTCCCGAGGGGTACCAAAGATTCTCCCGAGGGGTACCAAAGGTCCTCCCGAGGGGTACCAAAGGTTCTCCCGAGGGGTACCAAAGGTCCTCCCGAGAGGTACCAAAGGTCCTCCCAAGGGGTACCAAAGGCCCTCGACGAAGGGTacctttcctaa